The Vidua chalybeata isolate OUT-0048 chromosome 9, bVidCha1 merged haplotype, whole genome shotgun sequence genomic sequence CGAGCCAAGGCGGCGGGTTGGGATCTCTGTACATGACACTACCCTGTAGTTTGGTCTTGGTTTTTCTCCAGCTCCCATTTCTGCTCCATGTATATCATATTCTGTAAAATATTCTCTCCCTTGGATTTGACCTTTGTGCGGATTATTGAAAGCATTGTAtcttgtttcagtgttttttcttaCCTTGTAGTCTGGTTCGAAAATTACcgagaggggaaaaaaaaataattattatacaTTGTAGTTTGTGTACGATATTTGTTGATAATGTTTTATTAAAGGGATGTCTTTTTTCCGCACCCCTTCATTGAAATGTTTTTGGGGGACATTTGGcttgtttttattattctgaCTGCAAGACATGAGatgacaaaacaatttttttttttagtgtgtaatactaataatattttttatgtttgccttttttttcctaggcattttcattctgctttaCCTGTAGAAAgtcaggagggagggaagggcgGGTGGGATGGGGGGTCTGAGGGTGTCAGTCTCATAGTTACAGTCCGGTTAATATTTTCCAATTAATGCAGATTTGTTGCATACCCAGGGGCTCCCCAAGGGGTCaaatttttaccttttccaCTTTACATCTTATTCAGGTGTggggggttttttcctttttttttttggttttttttttgttttaggttttttgttcTGATGTGAGGAAATGAAAGGACCggttttaatgtattttaaaatgaatagcTAAATTATTGTCTTCATTGGTATGGGATGGTTTTTTTGAATGAAACGgttccccctcctcctcccccctccccctgctgTAATAAATATCAACATAAACATTTGATTTCAGTGCTCTGCAGTTTGTTCCTGGTGTTTGCTGCCAGACCCAGGGTGGGAgttgggtatttttttccagcctttatCAAGGGCCAAACCCcagatttggggtgcaggagcagaggtgatGCAGAGCTGAGGTGGCATTTTAGGGGGGCTGGCTGAGCCTGGGAATTCAAAATCACAAAGGGATTCAGGACCATTCAGGATGCAGCTCAGGACCTGGGTGAGGTTTAGTGATGCCTGTTTGCTTCttggaatttttgggttttttaaagcattttgaaaatttagCCTAGAAAATGGTCAGAGTTGTCTGCACCAGGCTGAGGATGTTCTGGCTGGATGCTTGCCCTCCCCACACCCAGCCCAtcaggctgcaggcagagagaggtGTTTTAGGGGctaaaaagggaatttttggtACCCCGAGGCTTTGCTCGTTAGAGGCTGGAGGAGTTGGGATACCAGCGTGATGATGGAGGCTGgtctgccctgcagcagctccctgggccaggagctgggtgcTGCTACTTCCCTTTGCCAGagtcctgcactgctgggaggtAAGAAAGGGAGGGGAATACATGAGTGTTGTTTTCAAATATGTAAATACTGAGCTTGCAGTGGGGTCTGTGACCCCCTCCTTGggccagagctgcagtgctgggtgggTGTGTGCACCCACACAGGAGCAAACAGCTCCAGGAGTAATCCAGGCAACCCAACCTGGTTCCCCAAGGGGCAGCATCAGAGGCTGGGGGAAAGATTGGGAAACTTTTAGGCCTTTGGATGGGTGGCTGCAAGTGCCAGGTGCCTGAAAcgctcccaggagctgctgtgtgagaCTTGTTCTCTACCTTTGACTAGTTGGGGCAGGACATGGCTGGCTGTGAGCTCTCTCCCTCCTTGTGGGAATGTTCAGGCGTGGGCTGTGGGCTCGGGGGGCTGTGGGCCatcctggagctctgctgctcctggggaatgCTCCCACCTGGCACTGGCACCCACAGCCACGTCACTGCTGGAATTCCAGCGGCGAGCACCGTGTGGTGGTGGATGCTCCTGGAGAAGGGCAGGGGAGCAATGCAGTGGATGGCTCCTGGGTTTGGGAATCACCACCGTGCCTGCACAGCCCATCggcagaggagcagggtgtTTGCACCCTTTGCTGCCTGGGCAGGTTTGCTTCCAGGGTAACAGCACAGGTGTCCATGTGCAGGGCCCGCAGCCATCCCCAGTGTGGATTTTGGTCCAGGCAATCACATCCCCCTGTGCCTTGCAGAAAGTAGAGTGTGAGCGTTGTCAATCACTTGGTTTCATGACCCCTGATGAGGAAATCCTGCCCTCCCAGACCCCTGGGGCCATCCCTGCCTACCCAGGGCCTgctcagctgcccagagcagcaggctcctgcactgctgcctgttgtatttttattgtGGGGCATAGAAAAGTCCTTCCTGTTGGTTCTTAAGGGTTACAGGCTGGTATTATTAAATATCACCATGAAACTGCCAAGTTCCCTCCACGAAATGTCTCCTGAGCCCAGCCTCAGGGATAATTGTCTCCCCCATtagttttcattaaattaaatgcaGGAGGAGGATCAGAACAACCAGgggctccaggctgagcacagtGTGTACTTGTTGGCATGATGTGTGCAGCCTGTGGAGCTGGATTTTGCAGTGGGAGCGGAGGGGAGGGGAGTGTGGAGTGGTGGAGAGCTCTCCTGTGGGCAGCCAGGCTCCTCTGGGTCCTCCAGAGCTCTCCTGTGGGCAGCCAggctcctctgcctcctcatCTCAGGCTCCTGCCACCCCATTCTTGCATGTTCtgcttccctggctgctgtTCATGAAAAGTTAATGCCTGGCCCTGGTCCGTGCTGAGGTAACGCCATTTGTCTGCTGACGAGCCTTTATAACTTATTGATGCCAACCCAGATGTGCTTCTGTGACCCGCTGTTgggctccccatcccacctcccTCAGCTGGGCCGGTTCCAGCAGGCCCACTGGAGGAACTGGGAGAGCTGAGCCATGCACAGAGTGCTTGGGAAGCACAGCAGACACCAAGGACAGGTGGTAGGGGCTGCCTGGTTCGAGGACCACGATGGGCTAACCTGAGCGTGGTGCCAGGTGCCACGCTGGGAGCTCCACTCGCCCCCACCTTGAGCTCCCCTCCAGGCCCTCAGAGGAGCATTCCCTGCACGAGGatcagctgctccttccagcaACACACGGGTACTGCTTCCCCCCGGCCTCAAGTGAGAGTGGCTGTGCCTCAGCAAAGCAGGGACACGGTCTCACAGCCCTGTGTATGATCCCCTCgcctgcagcagcttcctgaTGCCTCACACAACCCCTGAagccttgttttcctgctgaccATCCCACGTCTCCCTGCTTCCGCTGTTTTTCAAAACTGCCTTTGCTCTGCCTTTGTCCATCCTTCCCTGTGCTTGTGCTTTGTCTCAGCTCAGCTTGGACACAGCAGGGTTCCAGCTTCCCTCAGTCTCTCCCCTTCAACTCTCTGCCCTGACAGAGATGTCTTTGTTGAGAGGTAAAAGCAGCTGAAGGGACTCTGCCTCTTCCAGACGGACCATCCCCACAAATTCCCACATCTACTAGAAGCACATGAGGTGTTTCACCTCTACACAACCCCTCtccaccacagctgctcttccaCCAGGCTTCCTCAGGGAAATTCTCTCCTCAGGAATGCTAAGGGGCAGCTGGCTGCCCTACAGGGCTTCCTCCCTAGGACGGGTAATGACCCGAAGCTGGAAGAGCGAGGGGATGTCAAGCAGGGTCCgtgtgacacagcagggaggcAACAGCCCGAAAAAGAAACACCCACTGCGCGTGACAGGCtccacagagcacagctctgttCAAATGTATTCCCAAACACCTGGGTGCAAATCACAGACCTGAACAGATTTACTCCGTTGAGCTGAATTAGGCATCCCTCGAGCAGGCAGGATTAAGATGATGCAGAGCAATGCAAAGCTTatgaggttttttcctctttcaagcACTTCTGCTAACTGGGGAGGGATTTGTTAATTTAGCTTGCAGCCACTGCATCCCCAACTTACGGGGTGCAATTGTTGATCTCAAATGTGACTGGTGAACATTCCTGAAAGCTGCAGAGTGGAGCTGCCTgatgggctggggctggaacaCACAACTGGGGTATTCATCCAGATGGCCAGGGATCACAAAGCACAGACCAGCCTCTGACACAAGACACTGAAGTGAGATGAATTTCTTGGAAATGTGCTCTTCCACACCTTAAAATAGCGCAGGCTGTCCTCTCCCTTCCCATGTGCTGGAGGGTACCAGAACTGTAAAACATTCTACATTTGGCTGCAGCTAATTTagctttcattttataaaaCCCACACTAATCCCCCCATGTTAAAAAGAATATGCTTCCTGCTCAGTTAACTCTGTGTggcaggaagaaattcttcctttgtatttttagcAGCAAATACCAGCTACAGGCACCAAAGTTTCCCGCTACATTCCACACCACTTTCCCCAAATGCACAGGTCTCTTCATCCAGGATTGGGGGATAAAAGGACCGTGGTTCTACAGATCCAACAAAGCAATCCCTCCGATTAAGTGCTTTGGGAACTAAGCACAGGGCAGCACGACGCATCCCACGGCAGCCAGGAGTAAAACAAAGTCAAAGCCAGGCAGAATGAAAAAGCCTCGTGGCTCAGGCTTTCCCCTTGAAGCTTTGTAAGTCTCTTCTGCATTCAGAAGGACTCAAAGCAACCTCGGGAACAGGTTTGAGTCTGGCTCTGTGCAGAAGCACACTGAGAGCAGAGCCTGCGCAGAGGAATAATGACTGGCTTATGTTCTTCCCAGGCAATGGAGGAAGAGTGCAGGAGGATGCATCTGACGACTTCTCTAACCCAAATCCAGAGGTGAGCCCCTAAAATGAAAGAGTTTCTTCATGCActatttagtttaaaaaaaaaaaagattttactTTCAGTAgcaatataatttattttttaaagtaaattaatcCACCTTTCTTTAATTATATGACGGGTCTggcaaagagaagcagcaggtaCAGTTGGTGAAGTATTTTCATTTGAGCTGAATTTCACACAGTTCCATGCAGATACAGTGCCAGAAACTTCTTGAATGTGTCTGGCTGAAAGCCAGAAATTCCAGCGggcttctgcagagaaaaagacaCGGATGCTCAGTTTGCAGTGAAGTGATTAATGTAGACAAACAACGGCTTTAAACATGCTTGAATAAGACTTTCAGGCATGGCAGCTTCCAAATTGTGCTCTCCCTCCCCAGAAGGGTTTGTGTGGGGGTACTTCCACTGGTGTCAATCTCAGAGGGCAGAACCCCTTTGCCTCTGAGTGAGATGCCCTCCCAGTATAACCAGTACTGGCAGCCCCGTGCTCTATTCACTCCCCAGAGAGGCTGACTGTCTCTTGTGAAAGTTCCTTTCCTCAGAGCTGGCTTTGAACAAGCACATTATGAGATGGTGGATTACAGTATGGAGGAGTTCATGTTAAGCTTGGCATGTCACACATCAGCACTACAAATACTCAGGAACTGGTACCCTCAGAAACGCCTGCTTAGGTAAAAATGAGGCCAAAGTCCTCTTCAGGTCCCTCCAGACAGTTTAaaacctgctgcagctctgtgccagctcccagACCCCAGCTGTGGTGAAAGGGCAGCATTCCCACCACCATTTCCCAAGTTTTCCTTACCGTAACAACTCTCTTCTTGACTTCGGGGACACATTGGGCTCTCTCATACAGGTTCTGATCAGAGTCAATCCAGACTAGATTTTTTATGCCATCATTAGAGACAAGGTCTGTTGTATTTAACTGGAACACCATGAACTGGAAGAGCTGTCCATCTGTGCCAATGCTTTGCACCACTACTGGCTGTTCCAAAACCTTGGGATCGTTCTAGGAAAAGAAGGGGCATGTGGGGGAGAATGTTTCCAAAGCTAGTTACAACAGAAATTGTATGAGTACTTGCTGATTCTGCATCTTTGGGTTGGTTTAAAGCcaagattttaataaatatattgttACCTTGCCCAGAAAATTACTCTAGTCAAACAAGTTTTGAATgtagattttgtattttaattaaaattcctCCTTCAGCCAGCAATGAACTGTCAATTTACATACTGAGCTGTGGGACGGGTTAGAGTTTTACAGCTGAACTTATTCCCTGGTTCCTGCCCATACCACCCCACTGCATCACACACACGCTCATTGCTGAGCACTGGATTTCTGGATTTCTGAAGGTTGGGGTTTTCACCTCTGGACTGGGAAGCTTGGATGTGAAAATTACTGTAGGGGGCTTTCAGGCCTCCctgcactggctgcagcagcagaggaagaagagaggcCCAGCAGCAGGCTCCCATACGTACCCCGTGGAGCGCCTTGGCCTTGGCCAGCGCGTTGCCAAAAGCAAACATCAGCATTTTAGCACGGAGCTGCTCTGGTCTGAACCTGTCCGTGCGAACGTTGGCAGACTCCAGGAAGAACAGGGTGTGAGGATGAGAGTAGGGATAACCATCTCTGAAACCTAAAGGGCACACACTCATGTCAGAAACCGCTCAGGAAGACACTATGCAGCCAAGGTTTTCTCCCACTATCTTCAGGAACTGCTCAAGTAGTTTGCTGGGGTTTGAGTTCTTGTCCTCAGTCCTGCTTAGGCAACAATATACACACCACAGGTCTGGAGCACTTGCACTGCAAACCTGTGCCCATTCCTCTGTCCCCTCATTCCCACACAGTCCCTACTCTCAGGTGCCCTCAGAAGGACAAGGACTCCCAAGTTAACCCAGACATAGATAATCATCATCAACACTGACCTGTATCATTGAGCTCTTTGTACACATTCACCTCCTGAAGATCGATTGTAGGTGCAATGGGATAGAAGGTCTCCAGAACATGCTCTTTGGTGGCCAGTATCTCCTCCTTGGAGGCTACTGGTGGTATTGGGGTCATAGAGTTCATGAGTATTCCACTCAGGCCACGGACCTGAAGGAGGATGGATTCTGGAGAGGGAAATTAGGCTACAGTCAAACACTGGTGAAATAACATAAGGGAAAGATGTACATTTCCTTTTGCCAATCTGTTCTGCAAGGCTCACTCTCTCCCCCTCACCTCCAAACCCATCTTAAACAGTAACTCATGTGTAGGTTCTTCTTCTGAAATGCCGACGTTAATTGCTAAGGCTAAGTTCTTAACTAAATATCCTTAGAAAAACAACAGCACTGATTTAGgacacaagaaaataaacaatcaGGTCTAAGACACTGATTCCCTTCTCCCACCACCTTGTCAATATTGATTAACAGCTAATAATCTCCTCAGGGACAGCATCCTGCCATAATCCATGGCTACCCATGCCAACAGCGCTATTTAAACCAGAAAGAATTACCTGGTTCCAGAAATTGTTTAATTTCAAGTCCTCAGCCTTAAAGCCAGGAGCTTTGCTACCCCTCTTATCTTACAGAGCTAAATGCTTCCACCACAGCAGCAACTGACCTCTTTCCCACGTTGCTGCTATCCTGCAGTTTCTAGCCAACATCCTTTTACTCAGAGAAGGAAACTTCCCAGACATTAACCGGCATATATGTATCAGGTTTTCAAACAGCATTGGGctgtaaaacaagaaaagaaacagttaTATAAAAATGAGATCATAATAGCAGGCAGATGCTTCTGGGGCACAAATGCTGTAAAATTACTGTATGTAAAACATATAATGGCATAACACTCCCAAACAGTTAACAGAGATTGCAGATTGGTATCTCACACACACCAGGCCTGTTTCAAGTTGGCAGAGGTAATgcttacaattattttaaaaactgatacTCTGCATCAGCTAGAAGTAGATCTTGAGTTGAAACAGAGAGACGTTGGCCTGAAAGAAGCTTTGATCTAGTGTAGTATTTATGTCAGTGCTACTGCCAATATTCAGaattgggttttatttgttgctttggttgttgctttttttgtttgacaATCTGAAGGTCTTGCACAGCAGACCCTCTTTCCACAGAAGAGCTGCGTATGAATTTTCTCTGTAGTGTTTAAAACCTCCCCTACAGCTGAGCACTCACCAATATCGTTCCCTCCTGGGAGCAACGTCTGCCGTGTCCCAGAGCCGCGCGTGGGACACCATGTGTTTCGCCCTCTCCTCGAGCTCCTGGAGCCCAAGAGCCGGGTTATCCATAATGCCCTGCACGGCTGGGGGCAAACCTTCCACGAGCTTCGTCTTGGTGAGCCACTGCGCCTGCCGCACTCCTGGAAACACAACCCAACGCGACCTATCTACCACAGGGTCACAGTGGTGATGCTCAAGGcccccttccaacccaagccattccatgtGACCGAGGCTGCCTGGCAGCTCATGGGGCTGGGCAGGCTCTTCGCAGCCCGTGTTTTACACTCTGTGCGAGGAGAACCCttggcaggaggagcagggcgAGTGCTTGGGAAGGGGACAGCGCGGGGTGTCGGGTACCTTCCAGCATGCGGACACCCTGATGGCAGATGTAGCACCCGCGCTCCTTGTACAGCGGCATCTCCTCGTAGCGCGGCCCCGGCGAGTGCCAGGGGTCGCGCCAGCCGCGGTCCCAGGGCGGGAAGCGCGGCCGGGCCAGGCCGGGCACGTAGTGCAGCCGTTCCGCGTACGTGACGGTGTCCAGCTCCACCTGCTCCCGCACCGACCGCGGCTCCACCGCCACCGCCTCCGGCGGCGGCCCGCGCACGGTCCAGGGCGTGCGCGGAAGCGGCGAGCGGtggcggggccgccccgcgcGGGTGACGATGCGGCGGGTGaggccccgcgccgccgccgccgccaccacCCCCGCCCGCCTCAGCGCCATCGGCCCCGCCGCCATCGCCGCCAtcctcctcccgccgccgcctcagcgcccgcccgccgccatcttggcgAGGGCTCGTCCCCCACCGTCACCCCCGGTGACtgacggcggcggcggccaaTGGCGGGCAGGCGCGCCCCGCGGTAAGGGAGGGTCGGCAAATTGCCTGGCGGGTGAGGGCAGGCGCTGGGTTGGTGAGTGGCGAGGCGGGCGGGGAGAGGCGCCTCATCGCCTGTGGGGCGGGGGCACTTGAGGGATCGTCCCTGGGCGGGAGCCGGCGGGGCCGGCTCTGGTGtcccggggctggggcggcTCTGCCCCGGGCCGGCCTGTCCGAGCCCCCGGGCGCGCACAGTAAGTGCTCGAAACTCTGTAAATCTGCCCAGCCCCGAGCCCGGGCGTCTCGGACTCACCCGCGGCCACGTCGGGTTATCCCCCGTTCATAGCCCGTGGGTGCTCCGGGTCCCCGGACACAGCGGGTAGGAAGCCGGACCAGTCGCCTTTGGTTCCGTTCCCCGCCCCCCTCCTTGAAATGAGTGTGTTTCTGTTGCAGGGGTGAAGGTTAGTTAATTAATTGACCTTGACAGTGAAACTGCTGGAAGTGCTAAATGTTCGCTTCCTCCGCTTCATCACCCGTGGCTTCATAATTTCCTGTGGACCGCTTTGTGTCCAAGGGATGCAGACACAAGTGCGTTGTGAGCAGCCTTCACTCAGCCCATGTGTAAGAGTAGAGGGGCCCCGCGAGGTCTGCAGCACGGTTTTGATCTGAGGAGTGTTCAATGGGTACAACTCATTGGGAAGCAACGGGAGCAAGAGATAAAATCCTGTGCTTCCTGGCCTCCCCTACCTGTGCATTTAAAGCCGTATATTCAAAGCCCATAACCAAAGTTGTTGTTTCCCTGAGACTTTGCCCTCTTTGCCTCAAGTCTCTTGGCTCTGAACGCCGCTTTCAGCTCGCTGCCCTTCCCCCGTTCCAAAGCTGCTCAAAACTCAGGCCGCATCTGGTGGCTGGGTTTGTTACCCATTGTCCTGGTGGTTGGGTTTGTCACCCTTTCTCCTGGACCGAGCAGCAGATTTTTAAGATATTTCTGCTCCGGGTGACCAAGCGGCTCTATTGTAGGAAATCACCACGGCGGAACGAGCAGGATTAAAGGGTGTAGCTTTGCCTGGGCAGCCTGTCTGGGGAGGAGGGCCCGAggctgggctggtggctgcGAGATCTGCCGTTTGTGCAGGGGCATTGAGCACTCGAGCAAAAATGGGGTGTTGCAGACAAAGACCAGCTCCAGGTTTTCAGtttaacacacacacaagatGCTCAAGAGAGATTTTCTGTCCTTCTCCGAAAACACCCAGCTGATGAGCCCGCGCTGCTTTTCATCGTGCTGGGTTTGATGCAGGTCTTGTGTTTTGCAGGCAATGAGTGACAACGAGGAGGACTGGCTGGCTCTGAGGCCCCAGGAACCTtctccatcccagtgctgcGGCAGCGGCTGCAAGCCCTGCATCTATGATGTGTACGAGAAGGAGCTTGCACAGTGGGAGAGAGCCAAAGCAATGCAAGACAAAAGCCTTCTCATGGGAAAGAAGGAGCAGGTCGATTTCTCTTCCTCGCATCCTGGAGCCTGTGCTTTGATCGTACTTGTTTGAGTGTGGGGTGGTGGTGTTGGGTGAGGATGCAGGGATAAATTCAAGTGGTGCCTTAAGAGAGGGCTGTAAATGCAATTCCCCAAAGTCAGCCTTCACCCTCCCCCTTGGCCACTCTCCCTGCTGTAATGTGATTTTCCAAGTGTAGAGTTCTCCCTGGTGTCGCATTacagctctggctctgcagatTCTCCTCTCCGAATTTCCTCGGAGaagctttgttttcctcacCTTTCTCATCTTTGCCTGATTTTTAGACTCGTATTTTgatactgagaaaaaaaactgCGTTGTGTGTGGTCGAGCAGTTGTCTTCAGAGTGTAGTTTTTAAGCCTGTCAGTGCCCTTTTACATTAGATTAACTATGCTGGGTCAAGCAAAAAAGATCAGCTGAAACAACTGACAATATTTTCTGTTCACTGTGGCCATCAGCAGGTTGCAAAGTTGTCCCCAAAGCAGCACTTGGCTTTTTTAGCacaattatttctgtttgtttccagACGTGAGGAAATGATCACAGTGAGTCATAATAGGATGACCTTGCTGTAAGgtataaaaaaatgtaatttaaaaaggTGGTGGTGGGGAGAAATGCAAGATCCCAAAGTGCATGCTGCAGAACATGATAATGAatcagcagagagctggaatTTGCGCCGGCCCTCAGTGTTTAATATACGTCCTGAGTATCTCTGGCACTAAATGAGCACACACGTTTGCttccagagaaaaatgaaataataaaagacACCATCTAACCAAGTAATTATTTATTGTTGTTCTTGCAGAGCAATAATTCAGAGCTGAATCCAGATACATTCACTGCATTCAGCGTGAGCTCAGTGGAGCAGCTGACAGAGGACACCTACCAGTACAAATTTGAATTACCGGGAAATAGCAGCCTGCAATTGAGTTTAGGACAACATATCCTGTTAAGGTATTGTTCTCTGTGCTAGTTAAACAGTCTGCATTATGTAACCTAACACGTAGGGTTTTGTCAATAGACAAAGGCTTCATAGCAGGCAAATCATGATTTCTGTACCTCCACAATGACACAGATGAAAGAGCTCGTGAGCTCACTGCCTCTACTAATTCTATGGTAAAAGCTGTAGTTTTCTTCAGCATTATCCCTGCGTTGGTGGCTCAGAAAGAACTAGgttaagaaaatacatttgcagaaagaaagatttaaaataatagaTCTTACAACAGATTATTTACTCCACCGTGTTGGAATTAAGACAATGAGCTGCACTTGCCCCAGAGCTGGGTATTTTAGGCCCTGTACCTTGGGGTAACTCAGCACCCCAGTAACCAGGCACTGCCTGACTGATTTCTAGCAAAACAACCCTCCTGTGTAGTTTGCTGCTTGCCAGAAAGGGGCCACTTGGGGAAAGTTTCTGTCTCTCAGCCATCTGTGGTGATCATTGCCAGATAGAGAAAGTCCTGTTAGGATGCCATTGATGTGCATCTGTTGACGTCCCTGGTACGTTCAGGGCTGGTGTgtgcagctggctctgctgacagcacacgctcctccctccagccctggctcatcacacagcacagaaaaaggtTTGGTC encodes the following:
- the MRPL37 gene encoding 39S ribosomal protein L37, mitochondrial produces the protein MAAMAAGPMALRRAGVVAAAAARGLTRRIVTRAGRPRHRSPLPRTPWTVRGPPPEAVAVEPRSVREQVELDTVTYAERLHYVPGLARPRFPPWDRGWRDPWHSPGPRYEEMPLYKERGCYICHQGVRMLEGVRQAQWLTKTKLVEGLPPAVQGIMDNPALGLQELEERAKHMVSHARLWDTADVAPRRERYCPMLFENLIHICRLMSGKFPSLSKRMLARNCRIAATWERESILLQVRGLSGILMNSMTPIPPVASKEEILATKEHVLETFYPIAPTIDLQEVNVYKELNDTGFRDGYPYSHPHTLFFLESANVRTDRFRPEQLRAKMLMFAFGNALAKAKALHGNDPKVLEQPVVVQSIGTDGQLFQFMVFQLNTTDLVSNDGIKNLVWIDSDQNLYERAQCVPEVKKRVVTKPAGISGFQPDTFKKFLALYLHGTV